From one Natrinema saccharevitans genomic stretch:
- a CDS encoding DUF7437 domain-containing protein, with amino-acid sequence MSRTSNRADGDIVQDFLSVADLLEEPQLAQLFAYLARERDATVQDVIDDLELAQGTAYSYVNRLVDAGVIDVTDDEQPRRYAAREIDLTVTTAAGDREYTITPALIDAVGRRETDADIDTYIDRHGVAGLATALTYAVARERGEVTHRLMAEDLDISPLAAEMILQALRPVVHEHYDIKEDVHHDAEEGVNV; translated from the coding sequence GTGTCACGCACCTCAAACCGCGCCGACGGCGACATCGTCCAGGACTTCCTCTCGGTCGCTGACCTCCTCGAGGAGCCACAGCTGGCCCAGCTGTTCGCGTACCTCGCTCGGGAGCGGGACGCGACCGTTCAGGACGTAATAGACGACCTCGAGCTCGCCCAGGGGACCGCCTACAGCTACGTCAATCGGCTCGTCGACGCCGGCGTCATCGACGTCACCGACGACGAGCAGCCACGCCGGTACGCCGCCCGGGAGATCGACCTGACCGTGACGACGGCCGCCGGCGACCGCGAGTACACGATCACGCCGGCGCTCATCGACGCCGTCGGCCGCCGCGAGACGGACGCCGACATCGACACCTACATCGACCGCCACGGCGTCGCCGGCCTCGCGACCGCGCTCACCTACGCGGTCGCCCGCGAACGCGGCGAGGTGACCCACCGGCTGATGGCGGAGGATCTGGACATCTCGCCGCTGGCTGCGGAGATGATCCTCCAGGCACTCCGGCCCGTCGTCCACGAGCACTACGACATCAAGGAGGACGTACATCATGATGCCGAAGAAGGGGTCAACGTATGA